CAAGGCGAACAGGACGGCCCGTTGGGGACGGCCCCAACGGGCCGTCCTTCGCTAGTGTCGCACAGCCGCTCATGCGCCTCGCGCGGTGGATGCGCCTTAGCTCACCAGCGTCACCGCATCGATGCTTTCAAGGCCAAAGGCCTTGGCCACCGCCGGATAGGTCACCTGGCCTGCGTGGACATTGAGCCCAGCCAGGAAGTGCGGATCATCGGCCAGCGCCCGCTGCCAGCCCTTGTCGGCCAGCGCCATCACAAACGGCAGGGTGGCGTTGGTCAGCGCCTGGGTCGAGGTGCGGGCCACGGCGCCGGGCATGTTGGCCACGCAATAGTGCACCACGCCGTCGACCGCATAGGTCGGCGCGGCATGGGTGGTGGCATGGCTGGTCTCGAAGCAGCCGCCCTGATCGATCGCCACGTCGACCAGCACGCTGCCGGGCTTCATCTCGGCAAGCTGGGCACGCGAGATCAACTTGGGCGCGGCGGCACCGGGCACCAGCACGGCACCGATGATCAGGTCGGACTCGCGCACTGCCTCGTCCAGGGTGTCGGCGGTCGAATAGACGGCCTTGATGCGGCCCTGATAGCGGTGATCGAGCACCTCGAGACGCGCAAGGGACTTGTCGAGGATGGTCACCTCGGCGCCCAGACCCAGCGCCATGCGCGCCGCATTCTCACCGACCACGCCACCGCCGATCACCGTCACCTTGGCCGGGGCAACGCCTGGCACACCCGGCAGCAGAATGCCGGCACCGCCCTGGGCCTTCTCCAGGCTGTGGGCCCCCGCCTGCACCGCCATGCGACCGGCCACCGCGCTCATCGGTGCCAGCAGCGGCAGGCCACCGCCGGTCCCGGTGATGGTCTCGTAGGCAATGCAGGTGGCACCGCTCTGAATCAGCCCCTGCGTCAGCGTCTCCTCGGCGGCCAGGTGCAGATAGGTGAAGAGGATCTGGTCGGACGACAGCCGCTCGACCTCTTCCGGCTGAGGCTCCTTGACCTTGATGATCAGCTCGGCGTCCTGCCAAAGCGTCGCCACGTTGGCCTCGAGCGTCGCGCCGGCGGCTTCGTAATCGGCATCCGGGAAGCCAGCACCTTCCCCGGCACCCGCCTGCACCACCACCTGATGGCCGCGGCCGGTCAGCTCGCGCACACCCGAAGGCGTCAGCGCCACGCGGTATTCATGATTCTTGATTTCCTTCGGCACAGCGATCTTCATGGCACCTCCTTGAGGATAACGGGCACGCCTGGGCGCAAGACGGGTCACCACAGACCCAGCACATGACAGCAGTACAGCACAGCGGCACAAGAGCACCCAAGGCCCGGGGAAAGTTTAGAAAAATCCCAAAGAAAAACGCCCGGCTGGCAACGAAAACCGTTGTCAGCCGGGCGCTAAAAAGCACATATTCCTGAACTATTCTTTGCGAACTATCCTTCCCGAATTATCCTTTCCGAATTACAGCCGCGATGCCGGATCAGTCGCGCCGATGCGTACCGCAGGCCCAGCAGGTCTCGAAGGCGCCCTCGAGGCGCTCGCCGCAGCCCGGACAGGTCCAGGCAGGGCGAACCTCGACAGGCCCCTCGAGGGCCTCGCGCACCAGCATTTTGGCGCGGGCGGCATTATGCGGCGCTACCCACACCTCGGGCTCGCACTCGCCAAGGGGCAGGTCCCCCGCTCCGCCGCCAAGGGTCAGGTTTCTGAGCTCGCTCGGTACCCCGGCGCTTTCCAGCACGTTGTGCACATGGCTGACCAGCAACGCGTTGGGGTAGGCGAAGACCCGCACCCAGGCACTCATCAGTCGCGGAACACTCGCACGCCGAGCGCCTTGAGATAGTCCGTCTCGGGAATCGACGGATGCACCGGATGATCGCTGCCCTGATGGCCCTGATAGATCACCTGGCCATGACGGTCCTGGTGACGCACCGCCCCGCGCACGCACTCGACGAGGCGCTCCGGCGCCAGGTGCATCGAGCAGGAGGCGCTCATCAGCAAGCCGTCACGACCCAGCAGGCGCATGGCCTCACGGTTGAGGCGCGAGTAAGCCCGCTCACCGCTGGGAATATCCTTGCGCTTCTTGATGAAGGCGGGCGGGTCGAGGATAACCACGTCGAATTGCTCGTCATCGGCCTTGAGCGCGGCCATGGCCTCGAAGGCATCCCCCTCGCCGACGGCTACCTGGTCGGTGAGGCCATTGAGCGCGGCGTTGGCGGCCACGTGCTCGAGCGCATCGCTTGAGGCATCCACGCACAGCACTTCGCTGGCACCGTGAGCCGCCGCCTGCACGCCCCAACCGCCGACATAGCTGAAGACGTCCAGCACGCGCTTGCCGGCCACCAGCTTGTTGAGCCAGGCGCGGTTGTCGCGGTGGTCATAGAACCAGCCGGTCTTCTGGCCGTCGAGCACCCGGGCAACGAAGCGCACGCCGTTTTCTTCGAGCAACACTTCCTCGGGCAGCTCGCCCTTGACCACTTCAACCTGGCGGTCGAGCTGCTCCTGACGACGCCCGGAGGAGTCGTTCTTGAAGACGATGGCCCGCGGCGACAGCACCTTGTCGAG
Above is a window of Halomonas sp. I5-271120 DNA encoding:
- the ald gene encoding alanine dehydrogenase, which encodes MKIAVPKEIKNHEYRVALTPSGVRELTGRGHQVVVQAGAGEGAGFPDADYEAAGATLEANVATLWQDAELIIKVKEPQPEEVERLSSDQILFTYLHLAAEETLTQGLIQSGATCIAYETITGTGGGLPLLAPMSAVAGRMAVQAGAHSLEKAQGGAGILLPGVPGVAPAKVTVIGGGVVGENAARMALGLGAEVTILDKSLARLEVLDHRYQGRIKAVYSTADTLDEAVRESDLIIGAVLVPGAAAPKLISRAQLAEMKPGSVLVDVAIDQGGCFETSHATTHAAPTYAVDGVVHYCVANMPGAVARTSTQALTNATLPFVMALADKGWQRALADDPHFLAGLNVHAGQVTYPAVAKAFGLESIDAVTLVS
- a CDS encoding DUF2007 domain-containing protein; its protein translation is MSAWVRVFAYPNALLVSHVHNVLESAGVPSELRNLTLGGGAGDLPLGECEPEVWVAPHNAARAKMLVREALEGPVEVRPAWTCPGCGERLEGAFETCWACGTHRRD
- a CDS encoding class I SAM-dependent rRNA methyltransferase, whose product is MTERLRLKKNADRRLKAGHLWLYSNEIDTDATPLKTFEPGAQAVIEAHNGRAMAVAYVNPHSLICARVVSRDPEMRLDRSLLVHRFKQALGLRQRLFAKPFYRLVHGEGDLLPGLIVDRFDDVLVVQLNTLGMERMAEQVIDALDKVLSPRAIVFKNDSSGRRQEQLDRQVEVVKGELPEEVLLEENGVRFVARVLDGQKTGWFYDHRDNRAWLNKLVAGKRVLDVFSYVGGWGVQAAAHGASEVLCVDASSDALEHVAANAALNGLTDQVAVGEGDAFEAMAALKADDEQFDVVILDPPAFIKKRKDIPSGERAYSRLNREAMRLLGRDGLLMSASCSMHLAPERLVECVRGAVRHQDRHGQVIYQGHQGSDHPVHPSIPETDYLKALGVRVFRD